From Sphingopyxis sp. USTB-05, the proteins below share one genomic window:
- a CDS encoding UDP-glucose--hexose-1-phosphate uridylyltransferase has product MDRSMAVHRRYNPLAERWILVSPHRAQRPWQGGTEDPVERLSVAHDPECYLCPGNTRANGAVNPDYCGPWVFSNDFPALSPQGGAISIDDPLLRAEPVSGECRVMCFSPDHSKTLPQLSQPEIRSVIDSWARESSDLGQRYAWVQIFENKGAAMGCSNPHPHGQIWASSHIPDEPAVEDRAQLQYYTRHGRAMLVDLARREADGPRVVIESDAWLAIVPWWASWPFETLVIPRAKVQRIEDLSSLQRDDLGAVLGELTARYDNLFGCSFPYSMGWHGAPYSSGSQDHWQLHLHFYPPLLRSATVRKFMVGYEMLAEAQRDLTPEQAAELLRAANPVLAQQEHSR; this is encoded by the coding sequence ATGGATCGGTCGATGGCGGTTCACCGCCGATATAACCCGCTAGCAGAGCGCTGGATATTGGTCTCCCCACACCGGGCGCAGCGGCCTTGGCAGGGCGGAACAGAAGATCCCGTGGAGCGCCTGTCGGTGGCACATGACCCGGAATGCTATCTATGCCCGGGAAATACGCGCGCCAACGGAGCGGTAAACCCTGATTATTGCGGCCCGTGGGTATTTTCGAACGATTTCCCCGCGCTTTCGCCTCAAGGCGGCGCCATCAGCATCGATGACCCTCTGCTAAGGGCGGAGCCAGTGAGCGGCGAATGCCGCGTGATGTGCTTCTCGCCCGATCATTCCAAAACGCTTCCACAATTGTCGCAACCCGAAATTCGCAGCGTCATCGATTCCTGGGCCCGAGAGTCGTCCGATCTCGGACAGCGTTACGCATGGGTGCAAATATTCGAGAACAAGGGTGCAGCCATGGGCTGCTCCAATCCGCATCCTCACGGCCAGATCTGGGCGAGCAGCCATATTCCCGACGAACCGGCGGTGGAAGATCGCGCACAGCTCCAATATTATACACGGCACGGACGCGCGATGCTCGTCGATCTTGCCCGACGCGAAGCCGACGGCCCGCGCGTCGTGATCGAGAGTGACGCGTGGCTGGCGATCGTGCCGTGGTGGGCATCCTGGCCGTTTGAGACACTGGTCATCCCGCGGGCCAAAGTGCAGCGGATCGAAGACCTTTCATCGTTGCAGCGCGACGATCTCGGCGCGGTCCTCGGCGAGCTAACCGCGCGGTACGATAACCTCTTTGGCTGTTCCTTCCCCTATTCCATGGGGTGGCATGGCGCGCCTTATTCCAGCGGCTCTCAGGACCACTGGCAACTGCATCTCCACTTTTATCCACCTCTCCTGCGATCTGCGACAGTAAGGAAATTCATGGTGGGGTACGAGATGCTCGCCGAGGCGCAGCGCGATCTGACGCCCGAGCAGGCTGCGGAGCTGCTGCGGGCAGCGAACCCTGTGCTCGCCCAGCAGGAACATTCGAGATGA
- the galK gene encoding galactokinase has translation MSAKEDLVDRVAAGFRRLYGHEPSIIAFAPGRVNLIGEHTDYNDGFALPCAIECGTVVAFSPRDDDSIKAAALDLGSQLGSFTLGATIAKADDGSWENHVRGVAAAMPLFDLPISAANVAIGGNIPQGAGLSSSASLGVAAALGFAALAGDDAPDRTRIARAAQWAEHHYVGCNCGLMDQLTVAFGEEGKGLLIDCRKTETHAVPFPPGTAIMIVHSGVTRGLVDSAYNDRRQQCVAASHHYGVAALRDLDAATLEFAKSDLDEISFRRARHVVAENERTLRFKDLLEAGELVALGRAMRASHASLRDDFEVSLPAIDALVDCLNEAIGAAGGARMTGGGFGGCVVAVFAASETSAVDAALAAFWRDAGMAPQLAFRVSPSPGAHLIQDDRARISAR, from the coding sequence ATGAGCGCAAAGGAAGATCTGGTTGACCGCGTGGCCGCCGGTTTTCGTCGGCTTTATGGTCACGAACCCAGCATTATCGCATTTGCGCCAGGCCGCGTGAATCTGATCGGCGAGCACACCGATTATAACGATGGGTTTGCCCTGCCCTGCGCTATCGAATGCGGAACGGTCGTAGCCTTTTCGCCCCGCGACGACGATTCCATCAAGGCAGCAGCCCTCGACCTTGGCAGTCAGCTTGGATCTTTCACTCTCGGCGCCACTATCGCGAAAGCGGATGATGGCAGCTGGGAGAACCACGTCCGCGGCGTTGCCGCGGCGATGCCGCTATTCGACTTGCCGATTTCCGCCGCTAATGTTGCGATCGGGGGCAACATTCCGCAAGGTGCCGGGCTCTCATCGTCCGCGTCGCTCGGCGTGGCGGCGGCGCTTGGCTTTGCAGCGCTGGCCGGCGATGACGCGCCTGACCGGACACGCATCGCGCGTGCGGCGCAATGGGCGGAGCATCACTATGTCGGCTGCAATTGCGGCCTAATGGACCAGCTGACGGTAGCGTTCGGCGAGGAAGGAAAAGGCCTGCTCATCGATTGTCGCAAAACCGAGACGCACGCCGTGCCATTTCCCCCTGGAACCGCGATCATGATCGTCCACTCGGGCGTAACGCGCGGCTTGGTCGATAGCGCATATAATGATCGTCGCCAGCAATGCGTCGCGGCTAGCCATCATTATGGGGTCGCGGCTTTGCGGGATCTGGACGCTGCCACACTCGAATTTGCGAAGTCGGATCTCGACGAGATTTCCTTCCGGCGAGCGCGCCACGTTGTCGCCGAGAACGAACGCACACTTCGGTTCAAGGACCTCCTGGAAGCAGGCGAACTGGTTGCGCTTGGCCGCGCCATGCGCGCCTCGCATGCCTCGCTGCGTGACGATTTCGAAGTCAGCCTACCCGCGATTGACGCGCTGGTCGATTGCCTTAACGAGGCCATCGGCGCTGCGGGTGGCGCGCGGATGACCGGAGGCGGGTTCGGCGGATGCGTGGTTGCTGTCTTCGCCGCAAGCGAGACAAGCGCTGTTGACGCTGCATTGGCGGCGTTCTGGCGCGATGCGGGTATGGCACCGCAACTTGCGTTTCGCGTTTCGCCTTCGCCGGGCGCTCATCTCATACAGGACGATCGCGCACGGATCAGCGCACGCTAA
- a CDS encoding aldose epimerase family protein, whose protein sequence is MIVRSEQKLANGRTLTKWELINRSGAKVAVMDLGATLLSVTVPDRRQKLGDVTLCHARLDDYLTHRQFFGGIVGRYANRLAGASFRVGGQSFRLQPNEGPNLLHGGEDGFDRRFWRGDIVETPDGEGVRLEILSPDGDQGFPGELRVTVTYVWTEDNRLITDFSATTTRPCPVNLTLHGYWNLGGDEAGNGIGEHQLQLFADQYLPRTADGIPTGSIESVTNTPFDFRVSQPLSNHLERLDGQAGGDIGIDHCWAVRGSGLRPAALLYDPASGRTLTIDTDQPGIQVYTADHLDATILRRGGLPCEPRCAIALETQQFPDAPNQPNFPDPTLRPETIWHSRTVYSFSVR, encoded by the coding sequence ATGATTGTCCGATCCGAGCAAAAGCTCGCGAACGGCCGGACATTGACGAAGTGGGAGCTTATCAATCGCTCCGGTGCCAAGGTTGCCGTGATGGATTTGGGCGCAACGCTGCTTTCGGTGACCGTTCCCGATCGCCGCCAAAAATTGGGCGACGTTACGCTCTGCCATGCCCGGCTCGACGACTATCTGACGCACCGACAATTTTTCGGGGGCATCGTTGGGCGCTACGCCAATCGTTTGGCCGGCGCCTCGTTCCGCGTTGGAGGGCAAAGCTTCAGGCTCCAGCCCAACGAAGGGCCTAACTTGCTACACGGCGGGGAGGATGGCTTCGACCGCCGCTTTTGGCGAGGCGACATAGTGGAAACCCCCGATGGCGAAGGCGTGCGTCTGGAAATACTCTCACCCGACGGCGATCAGGGTTTTCCAGGCGAGCTTCGGGTGACCGTCACCTACGTTTGGACCGAGGATAATCGCCTGATTACGGATTTCTCGGCGACGACAACCAGGCCATGCCCAGTGAACCTCACCCTCCATGGCTATTGGAACCTTGGCGGCGATGAGGCAGGCAACGGCATCGGTGAGCATCAGCTGCAGCTTTTCGCCGATCAATATCTGCCGCGAACGGCTGATGGAATTCCGACCGGAAGCATTGAGAGTGTTACAAATACACCGTTTGATTTTCGTGTGTCTCAGCCACTATCAAACCATCTTGAACGGCTCGACGGCCAAGCAGGAGGCGATATTGGCATCGATCATTGCTGGGCGGTCCGCGGGTCCGGGCTGCGTCCAGCAGCTCTGCTGTATGACCCGGCGTCGGGCCGCACGTTGACAATCGACACGGATCAGCCGGGCATCCAGGTTTATACGGCGGACCATCTCGATGCGACGATACTGCGCCGCGGTGGGCTGCCCTGTGAGCCCCGCTGCGCGATCGCGTTGGAAACGCAGCAATTTCCCGACGCACCAAATCAGCCTAATTTTCCAGACCCGACTCTTCGCCCCGAGACAATATGGCACAGCCGGACGGTTTATTCCTTTAGCGTGCGCTGA
- a CDS encoding TonB-dependent receptor has protein sequence MSKRFNCSAGSSAIALLWALTAPTALAQTDPADGAEADDRDTIIVTAQKRAENVQDVPIAITALNAAALEAAKIEDSKDLQFNAPNVTLSANRNLTIRGVGSQSFGGTGDTNIGVLVNGVFLQSGSSFGDFFDMERIEVLRGPQGTIFGRNTTGGAVNFVTRRPTDAFEGYVDLQGESPRGVRASAALNIPLAPGLSQRFAANYINRDGYTKNLLDGANVDGRNQFTLRSSTRFEPTSSTLIDLTLTYFKEDSDRQNAAKSLCTPDPAFGCSPASASTGFPTSNFLIDSFLLPGVVRGGTFAPNPRNLREVAIDVRPFQKAEDFLATLEMSHKFGALTLTSVTGLRDGKNTSERDFDQGYRPNAFNPGTFGTLVVPNDGKGNGLLTYLLSGRPVTTTDYRTSQTGGGTARQFSQELRLSSQFDGPFNFIFGGFYLNARTSGYVDTWAPANLTRGAVSKFDTRLGQVKSYAVFGEAYFDITPTLKLTGGLRYTEDKKHIETASGTFVLGPYFIGDEKFDKVTGRAIVSWNPDLSFTADTNVYLSFSRGFKSGGFNPGNNTIPVFGSEAIDSYELGIKNTFLNGNGRLNLAAFNYDYSDLIVGNLVGTAVANVNIPKSRVRGLEAELVLTPTDPLRLEASLGLLDTSIRSDFRSSDPTRGSALFQIKGNQLPNAPRRTLKLAAEYTIEAGNDWTVRPRVDFYSQAGFYSREFNVPADRVGSWKQLDASVQVANGDKDWSLTAFVKNLTNEDSITFLEANSNLVGSFRSAFLLDPRTFGVSLHVGFR, from the coding sequence ATGTCCAAAAGATTCAACTGCAGTGCGGGCTCCTCGGCAATTGCGCTATTGTGGGCTTTGACCGCCCCAACCGCGCTAGCCCAAACCGACCCAGCGGACGGCGCTGAGGCCGACGATCGCGACACGATCATCGTCACTGCACAAAAGCGGGCCGAAAACGTTCAGGACGTTCCCATCGCGATCACGGCGCTCAATGCTGCCGCCCTCGAGGCCGCAAAAATTGAAGATAGCAAGGATCTGCAGTTCAACGCGCCGAACGTGACGCTTTCCGCCAACCGCAACTTGACGATCCGCGGCGTCGGATCGCAATCCTTTGGCGGCACAGGCGACACCAATATCGGCGTTCTCGTCAATGGCGTGTTCCTCCAGTCGGGAAGCAGCTTTGGCGATTTCTTCGACATGGAGCGCATCGAGGTCTTGCGCGGGCCGCAAGGGACGATTTTTGGCCGCAACACCACCGGCGGCGCGGTAAACTTCGTGACCCGGCGACCGACCGACGCGTTCGAAGGCTATGTCGATCTGCAGGGCGAAAGCCCGCGCGGCGTACGTGCCAGCGCGGCGCTCAACATTCCGCTCGCTCCCGGGCTTTCACAACGCTTCGCCGCGAACTACATCAACCGCGACGGTTATACGAAAAATCTACTCGACGGCGCTAATGTCGATGGGCGAAACCAGTTCACGCTACGCTCGAGCACGCGCTTCGAGCCGACCTCCTCGACGCTGATCGATCTCACCCTGACTTATTTCAAGGAAGATTCGGATCGCCAGAACGCTGCCAAGTCGCTCTGCACGCCCGACCCGGCATTCGGCTGTTCGCCTGCGTCGGCATCGACCGGGTTTCCGACCAGCAACTTCCTCATCGACAGCTTTCTGCTCCCCGGCGTCGTGCGTGGGGGAACATTCGCGCCCAATCCGCGCAACCTTCGCGAAGTGGCCATCGACGTGAGGCCCTTTCAGAAGGCCGAGGACTTTCTTGCCACGCTGGAGATGAGCCACAAATTCGGTGCGTTGACCCTGACCTCGGTCACCGGACTGCGCGACGGGAAAAACACCAGCGAGCGCGATTTTGACCAGGGCTACCGACCCAACGCGTTCAATCCGGGCACCTTTGGTACGCTGGTTGTGCCGAATGACGGCAAGGGCAATGGCCTGCTGACCTATTTGCTCTCTGGCAGGCCCGTCACAACGACCGACTATCGCACGTCGCAGACGGGGGGCGGCACCGCACGCCAATTCAGCCAGGAACTGCGCCTGTCTTCACAGTTTGACGGACCCTTCAATTTCATTTTCGGGGGCTTCTATCTTAACGCGCGGACGTCGGGCTATGTCGACACATGGGCGCCTGCCAATTTGACGCGCGGCGCCGTTTCGAAATTCGACACCCGCTTGGGGCAGGTCAAATCCTACGCGGTGTTTGGCGAAGCATATTTCGATATCACGCCGACTCTCAAGCTGACCGGCGGCCTTCGTTATACCGAAGATAAGAAGCATATCGAGACCGCGTCGGGCACCTTCGTGCTCGGCCCCTATTTCATCGGTGACGAAAAATTCGACAAGGTCACGGGCCGCGCCATCGTCAGCTGGAATCCCGACCTGTCCTTCACAGCCGACACAAATGTTTATCTGTCCTTCTCGCGGGGATTTAAATCGGGCGGTTTCAACCCCGGGAACAACACGATCCCGGTCTTTGGGTCGGAAGCGATCGATTCCTATGAACTTGGGATCAAGAACACGTTCCTCAACGGCAATGGCCGCCTGAACCTTGCGGCGTTCAACTACGACTATTCCGACCTGATCGTCGGCAATCTCGTCGGCACGGCGGTGGCAAACGTAAATATTCCCAAATCACGGGTTCGCGGCTTGGAGGCCGAACTGGTGCTGACGCCAACCGATCCGCTTCGCCTCGAAGCGTCCCTCGGCCTGCTCGACACCTCGATCCGCAGCGATTTTCGTTCCTCCGATCCGACGCGCGGCAGTGCGCTGTTTCAGATCAAGGGCAATCAGCTGCCTAATGCGCCGCGCCGCACCCTCAAGCTGGCCGCGGAGTACACGATCGAAGCCGGAAATGACTGGACCGTACGTCCTAGGGTCGATTTCTACTCGCAGGCGGGTTTCTACTCGCGCGAGTTCAATGTTCCGGCCGACCGCGTCGGCAGCTGGAAACAACTCGATGCCTCGGTCCAGGTTGCCAACGGCGACAAGGACTGGAGCCTGACCGCTTTTGTGAAAAACCTGACGAATGAAGACAGCATCACCTTCCTTGAGGCCAATTCCAACCTCGTCGGGAGCTTTCGCAGCGCGTTTCTGCTCGATCCCCGCACCTTCGGCGTGAGCTTGCATGTCGGGTTCCGTTGA